One region of Streptomyces leeuwenhoekii genomic DNA includes:
- the glgX gene encoding glycogen debranching protein GlgX has protein sequence MTGAKPAREGVPAWSGHPYPLGATYDGQGTNFALFSEVAERVDLILVADDGSHRSVRMAEVDGFVWHCYLPGVGPGQRYGYRVHGPWAPAVGHRCNPAKLLLDPYTRAVDGQVDSHPSLFERAPGGPDPADSAGHTMLGVVTDPFFDWGDDRPPRRPYADTVIYEAHVKGLTRTHPDVPPELRGTYAGLAHPAVVEHLTSLGVTAVELMPVHQFVHDGVLQDRGLSNYWGYNTIGYFAPHSGYAARGTRGQQVTEFKAMVKTLHEAGLEVILDVVYNHTAEGNHMGPTLSFRGIDNASYYRLVDGDWEHYYDTTGTGNSLLMRHPYVLQLIMDSLRYWVTEMHVDGFRFDLAATLARQFHEVDRLSAFFDLIQQDPVISRVKLIAEPWDVGEGGYQVGNFPPLWSEWNGKYRDVVRDFWRGEDHTLGEFASRLTGSSDLYQHSRRRPRASVNFVTAHDGFTLRDLVSYNDKHNEANGEGNRDGESHNRSWNCGAEGESDDPAVLELRARQQRNFLATLMLSQGIPMLCHGDELGRTQRGNNNAYCQDNEISWIDWRLTAEQRGLMDFTRYLIALRAAHPVLRRRRYFRGETVTNQDQPLPDLVWLRPDAREMNDDDWQRPDAHAVGVFLNGDAIAEPDPCGRRVVDDSFLLLFNSHWEPAGFRLPDAAYGERWSTLIDTAAPDGVPDEAEHKAGTSLTVGPRSLVLLSRPARSAR, from the coding sequence CCGCAGCGTCCGGATGGCCGAGGTCGACGGCTTCGTGTGGCACTGCTACCTGCCCGGCGTCGGGCCGGGGCAGCGCTACGGCTACCGGGTGCACGGACCGTGGGCCCCGGCCGTGGGCCACCGGTGCAACCCGGCCAAGCTGCTCCTCGACCCGTACACCCGCGCCGTGGACGGACAGGTCGACAGCCATCCCTCCCTCTTCGAGCGCGCCCCGGGCGGCCCCGATCCGGCCGACAGCGCCGGACACACCATGCTCGGCGTGGTCACCGACCCGTTCTTCGACTGGGGCGACGACCGCCCGCCCCGGCGCCCCTACGCCGACACCGTCATCTACGAGGCCCACGTCAAGGGACTCACCCGCACCCACCCCGACGTGCCGCCCGAACTCCGCGGCACCTATGCGGGTCTCGCGCACCCGGCCGTCGTGGAGCACCTGACCTCCCTCGGCGTCACCGCGGTGGAGCTGATGCCGGTCCACCAGTTCGTCCACGACGGCGTGCTCCAGGACCGCGGCCTGTCGAACTACTGGGGCTACAACACCATCGGCTACTTCGCCCCGCACAGCGGCTACGCCGCCCGCGGTACCCGCGGCCAGCAGGTCACCGAGTTCAAGGCGATGGTCAAGACGCTCCACGAGGCCGGACTCGAGGTGATCCTCGACGTGGTCTACAACCACACCGCCGAGGGCAACCACATGGGCCCGACCCTCTCCTTCCGCGGCATCGACAACGCCTCCTACTACCGCCTGGTCGACGGCGACTGGGAGCACTACTACGACACCACCGGCACCGGCAACAGCCTGCTGATGCGGCACCCCTACGTACTCCAGCTGATCATGGACTCGCTGCGGTACTGGGTCACCGAGATGCACGTCGACGGCTTCCGCTTCGACCTCGCGGCCACCCTGGCCCGGCAGTTCCACGAGGTGGACCGGCTGTCGGCGTTCTTCGACCTGATCCAGCAGGACCCGGTCATCAGCCGCGTCAAGCTGATCGCCGAGCCCTGGGACGTGGGCGAGGGCGGTTACCAGGTGGGCAACTTCCCGCCGCTGTGGTCGGAGTGGAACGGCAAGTACCGGGACGTCGTACGGGACTTCTGGCGCGGCGAGGACCACACCCTCGGCGAGTTCGCCTCCCGGCTGACCGGCTCCTCCGACCTCTACCAGCACAGCCGGCGCCGTCCCCGCGCCAGCGTCAACTTCGTCACCGCGCACGACGGGTTCACCCTGCGCGACCTCGTGTCGTACAACGACAAGCACAACGAGGCCAACGGCGAGGGCAACCGGGACGGCGAGAGCCACAACCGCTCCTGGAACTGCGGCGCCGAGGGCGAGAGCGACGACCCGGCCGTGCTGGAGCTCCGCGCCCGCCAGCAGCGCAACTTCCTGGCGACCCTCATGCTGTCGCAGGGCATCCCGATGCTCTGCCACGGTGACGAACTGGGCCGCACCCAGCGGGGCAACAACAACGCCTACTGCCAGGACAACGAGATCTCCTGGATCGACTGGCGGCTGACCGCCGAGCAGCGCGGCCTGATGGACTTCACCCGGTACCTCATCGCCCTGCGCGCCGCCCACCCCGTGCTGCGCCGGCGCCGCTACTTCCGCGGCGAGACGGTCACCAACCAGGACCAGCCGCTGCCCGACCTGGTGTGGCTGCGGCCCGACGCGCGCGAGATGAACGACGACGACTGGCAGCGGCCCGACGCCCACGCCGTCGGCGTCTTCCTCAACGGCGACGCCATCGCCGAACCGGACCCGTGCGGCAGGCGGGTGGTCGACGACTCCTTCCTGCTGCTGTTCAACAGCCACTGGGAACCGGCCGGATTCCGGCTCCCCGACGCCGCCTACGGGGAGCGCTGGTCGACGCTGATCGACACCGCCGCCCCCGACGGCGTCCCCGACGAGGCCGAGCACAAGGCGGGAACCTCGCTGACCGTGGGCCCCCGCAGTCTGGTCCTGCTGTCCCGGCCCGCCCGCTCCGCCCGGTGA
- a CDS encoding VOC family protein — translation MNHDMPSPTGAKNVVSTHSVFGAPCWVSLTSRDLKATEEFYSAVLGWQWRPARLGDRFRIALAGGAPVAGIAAVAAMWQMAVAWTPYFAVPSANEAASRVQERGGTVAVGPISLPPGRAALLADREGATFGVWEGELFSDWETWRNARPAFIRLHTRDAFDSAIFYGEIFDWASERPGCCEVEYNGDEVVLRSQGDVVARIESGALEAAPDPTIRPHWQVHFAVDDVPACVRAAELHGGSVLAEDEEEAVLRDADGAQFTVTARHRVR, via the coding sequence ATGAACCACGACATGCCCTCCCCCACCGGCGCCAAGAACGTCGTCTCCACGCACTCCGTCTTCGGCGCCCCCTGCTGGGTGAGTCTGACCAGCAGGGACCTGAAGGCCACCGAGGAGTTCTACTCGGCCGTACTGGGCTGGCAGTGGCGCCCGGCCCGGCTCGGCGACCGCTTCCGGATCGCGCTGGCGGGCGGCGCGCCGGTGGCCGGGATCGCCGCGGTCGCCGCCATGTGGCAGATGGCGGTGGCCTGGACGCCGTACTTCGCCGTGCCGAGCGCGAACGAGGCCGCGTCCCGGGTGCAGGAGCGGGGCGGCACGGTCGCGGTCGGGCCGATCTCCCTGCCGCCGGGGCGGGCGGCGCTGCTGGCCGACCGGGAGGGCGCGACCTTCGGGGTCTGGGAGGGCGAGCTGTTCAGCGACTGGGAGACCTGGCGCAACGCCCGGCCGGCCTTCATCCGCCTGCACACGCGCGACGCCTTCGACTCCGCCATCTTCTACGGCGAGATCTTCGACTGGGCCTCGGAGCGCCCGGGCTGCTGCGAGGTCGAGTACAACGGCGACGAGGTGGTCCTGCGCAGCCAGGGGGACGTGGTGGCGCGCATCGAGTCGGGGGCGCTGGAGGCGGCGCCCGACCCGACGATCCGGCCGCACTGGCAGGTCCACTTCGCCGTCGACGACGTGCCGGCCTGCGTCCGGGCCGCTGAGCTGCACGGCGGCAGCGTCCTGGCGGAGGATGAGGAGGAGGCGGTGCTGCGGGACGCCGACGGCGCGCAGTTCACGGTGACCGCGCGCCATCGCGTTCGCTGA
- a CDS encoding ANTAR domain-containing protein, with amino-acid sequence MPTDGGSEQIFELQEQVRQLKEAVVSHAVVDQAIGMIVALGRVAPDQAWAVLKEVSQHTNIKLRSVAEMILAWGRTGVMPAQIRAELEDALDRNGPTQIPGAPREW; translated from the coding sequence ATGCCCACGGACGGGGGCTCTGAGCAGATCTTCGAGCTGCAGGAACAGGTGCGGCAGCTCAAGGAGGCGGTGGTCTCGCACGCCGTCGTCGATCAGGCGATCGGAATGATCGTGGCGCTCGGCCGGGTCGCCCCGGACCAGGCGTGGGCGGTGCTGAAGGAGGTCTCCCAGCACACCAACATCAAACTGCGCAGCGTGGCGGAGATGATCCTGGCCTGGGGGCGCACCGGAGTGATGCCGGCACAGATCCGGGCCGAGCTGGAGGACGCCCTCGACCGGAACGGCCCGACCCAGATCCCGGGTGCGCCGCGGGAGTGGTGA